In Platichthys flesus chromosome 21, fPlaFle2.1, whole genome shotgun sequence, the following are encoded in one genomic region:
- the mcur1 gene encoding mitochondrial calcium uniporter regulator 1, with product MVVKQCHSRLKLFVLNRPEKKLYEPPAFNRADRSSATVSTVTAGNTSRTLRGFAAAAWCGCEEQPRGERRAAGRRISQVSAGAHMSVRELSTSVRNFQYDLKPEVPNSEGRKLFFDTHAVVRLFEDNGFTTQQAEVMVKVLVRMTASNMDVIYNDMVTKVQQEIMLQRVMSQIASVKKDMIILEKSEFSTLLAENEKLKIQILQLKVGLSDITNKVRSDTILDMNLEKSRVKELKSQHEKMLLEMRTEIMEMTAEQDRHLTQTNMKIDTEAAGLKTMLESHKLDTIKYLAGSVFTCLTVVLGFYRIWM from the exons ATGGTGGTGAAACAGTGTCATTCGCGACTCAAGCTCTTTGTCTTGAACCGACCAGAGAAGAAGTTGTATGAGCCTCCTGCTTTCAACAGAGCGGACAGGTCCTCCGCCACCGTCTCGACTGTGACGGCCGGGAACACATCACGGACGCTCCGGGGTTTCGCTGCGGCAGCTTGGTGCGGCTGTGAGGAGCAGCCGCGGGGAGAGAGGCGAGCTGCTGGACGGAGGATCTCACAGGTTTCTGCCGGGGCACACATGTCTGTCAGAG AGTTGAGCACCTCTGTCAGAAACTTCCAGTATGATCTGAAACCAGAAGTACCTAACTCTGAAGGCAGGAAGCTGTTTTTTGACACACATGCGGTGGTACGACTCTTTGAAGACAATG GTTTCACAACTCAGCAAGCTGAGGTGATGGTGAAAGTGCTGGTGAGGATGACCGCCTCCAACATGGACGTCATCTATAACGACATGGTCACCAAAGTGCAGCAG GAGATAATGCTGCAGCGTGTGATGTCTCAGATTGCATCTGTGAAGAAGGACATGATCATTCTTGAGAAGAGCGAGTTCTCCACTTTGCTGGCAGAGAACGAG AAACTCAAGATCCAAATACTGCAGCTGAAAGTCGGACTGTCT GATATCACGAATAAAGTTCGCTCAGACACTATTTTGGACATGAATTTAGAGAAAAGCCGTGTAAAGGAACTG AAATCCCAGCACGAGAAAATGCTTCTGGAAATGCGAACTGAAATCATGGAAATG aCTGCTGAGCAAGATCGTCATTTGACTCAGACCAACATGAAAATAGACACTGAAGCGGCCGGTTTGAAAACCATGTTGGAGTCACACAAACTGGATACAATAAAATACCTTGCAG GTTCTGTGTTCACATGTCTCACTGTAGTCCTGGGTTTCTATCGTATTTGGATGTAA
- the garem gene encoding GRB2-associated and regulator of MAPK protein 1 isoform X2, giving the protein MDLGTMLYNNLKEVTWSTTSLPLDQLVSAYRLPQIAKLDNGQLVEGLRDNDYLLIHSCRQWTTITAHSLEEGHYVIGPKIEIPVHYEGQFKLLEQDRDVKEPVQYFNSVEEVAKAFPERVYVMEDITFNVKMASGECNEDTEVYNITLSTGDELTLMGQAEILYAKCFKEKSRFNTIFKKIGKLNSISKIGRGKMPCLICMNHRTNESISLPFQCKGRFSTCSPLELQMQDGEHIIRNIVEKTRLPVNVTVPSSPPRNQHDLHLIREGHRYKLVNIQTKTVVVCCILRSNKIIPIHFPFHMAMPRFIIPEELLQGELWLETMVHRWFSFCQEQFDIDYYSRAVRNVRTDWNDDGKSPKKSSGNGSCSGGSSSSNGCPGHMQIPSSLTYARDELTQSFHRLSVCVYGSNLHGNSEVNLQGCMTLCGDWALLPSDSIPSDSGENDIFFPELLDSTSQQPPFNKSDVPYEELWLDHLRGQIPKPSSSEGIRGINNGCGTTATLSYPVTCPLGAITSSDVALTPPPVPPKSEAVKEECRLLNAPPIPPRSLKQMPLVPILSKPRQQETRSPSPTLSYYSSGLHNIGACEEEAADPQEQSHMCYPCNWVKSNSTEPNDSLPTGSLSLDGMSSRLSWPNNFSVGESHCMEEFLPASCRSYYSYPRKRSPSTPKTCTSSLVDFEGRDHAQSSKDFMLQNASLNQVCTKSSSYNSEVYRDKPIEESNTKQSLSCPILPPRTPKSNAIKNCTDFMPVSACDATQETSDCSLTQQEQSTKEIYSICDSLTPNCSSVSASAQWQPPSSLAGLSIEEMSKSLRFIGLPDDIVTLFVSEKIDGNLLLQLTEEILSEDFKLSKLQVKKLMQFINGWRPKI; this is encoded by the exons ATGGACCTTGGAACAATGTTGTACAACAATTTAAAAGAAGTAACGTGGAGCACGACGTCCCTGCCATTAGATCAACTCGTCAGCGCATACAGGCTGCCACAAATTGCTAAGCTGGACAACG GTCAGTTGGTGGAAGGGCTCAGAGACAATGACTACCTCTTGATTCATTCCTGCCGTCAGTGGACGACGATCACCGCTCACAGTCTCGAAGAGGGCCACTATGTCATTGGGCCCAAAATAGAGATCCCAGTACACTATGAAG GCCAGTTTAAGCTACTGGAGCAGGACAGAGATGTCAAGGAACCTGTCCAGTACTTCAACAGTGTGGAGGAGGTGGCCAAAGCATTTCCCGAGAGAGTGTATGTCATGGAGGACATCACTTTCAATGTTAAG ATGGCTTCAGGGGAATGTAATGAAGACACAGAAGTTTACAACATCACTCTGAGCACCGGCGATGAACTGACATTAATGGGCCAAGCTGAGATCCTCTACGCCAAGTGCTTCAAAGAAAAATCTAGATTCAACACCATTTTCAAGAAGATTGGGAAGCTGAACTCAATAAGTAAGATTGGTCGAGGCAAGATGCCGTGTTTGATCTGCATGAACCATCGCACCAACGAGAGCATCAGCCTTCCTTTCCAGTGTAAAGGCAGATTCAGCACTTGTAGTCCTCTAGAGCTTCAGATGCAGGACGGCGAGCACATCATCAGGAACATTGTAGAGAAAACTCGTCTCCCAGTCAATGTCACGGTACCCAGCAGTCCACCACGCAACCAGCATGACCTCCACCTCATCCGTGAGGGCCATCGCTATAAACTGGTCAACATTCAGACAAAGACGGTGGTTGTGTGCTGCATTCTGCGAAGCAACAAAATAATCCCCATCCATTTTCCCTTTCATATGGCCATGCCTAGATTCATTATTCCAGAGGAACTGCTGCAGGGAGAGTTGTGGCTAGAAACTATGGTGCATCGCTGGTTCTCCTTCTGCCAGGAGCAGTTTGACATAGACTACTATTCCCGCGCCGTGCGGAATGTGCGGACAGACTGGAACGACGATGGTAAGAGTCCTAAGAAAAGCAGTGGGAATGGTAGTTGCAgcggaggcagcagcagctccaatGGGTGTCCCGGTCACATGCAGATTCCCAGCTCTTTAACTTATGCCCGGGATGAGCTCACCCAGTCCTTCCACAGACTCTCTGTGTGCGTATATGGCAGCAACCTGCATGGAAACAGCGAGGTCAACTTACAGGGCTGTATGACACTGTGTGGGGATTGGGCTCTTCTGCCCTCCGATAGCATTCCTTCAGACTCTGGagaaaatgacatttttttccCTGAGCTGCTGGACAGCACAAGCCAACAACCGCCCTTCAACAAATCGGATGTTCCGTATGAGGAGCTGTGGTTAGATCACTTGAGAGGTCAGATCCCAAAACCCTCTTCAAGTGAGGGAATCCGAGGCATCAATAATGGCTGCGGCACAACAGCAACCCTGTCATACCCAGTCACTTGTCCTCTTGGAGCAATAACCAGTTCGGATGTCGCTCTTACCCCACCACCGGTCCCACCCAAATCTGAAGCT GTGAAGGAAGAATGTCGTCTGTTGAACGCCCCACCAATCCCTCCACGAAGTTTGAAACAGATGCCATTGGTGCCGATCCTGTCAAAACCTCGGCAGCAAGAGACTCGTTCTCCGAGTCCAACTCTCTCCTATTATTCCTCTGGTCTCCACAACAT TGGAGcatgtgaagaagaagcagccgaCCCACAAGAGCAAAGCCACATGTGCTACCCCTGTAACTGGGTTAAATCAAACAGCACTGAGCCAAATGACTCTTTGCCCACTGGTAGCCTGTCACTAGATGGGATGTCCTCCAGGTTGTCTTGGCCAAACAATTTCAGTGTAGGAGAATCACACTGCATGGAGGAATTTCTACCAGCTAGCTGTCGGAGTTACTACAGTTACCCTAGGAAGAGATCCCCAAGCACCCCAAAAACCTGTACCTCAAGCCTTGTCGACTTTGAAGGCCGAGATCACGCACAAAGCAGTAAGGACTTCATGTTGCAGAATGCTTCTCTGAATCAGGTCTGCACAAAATCTTCGAGTTACAATTCAGAGGTGTACAGAGACAAGCCAATAGAAGAATCTAACACCAAGCAGAGCCTCTCTTGTCCCATTTTACCCCCGAGAACACCCAAATCAAATGCCATAAAGAACTGCACAGACTTCATGCCAGTGTCAGCTTGTGACGCAACGCAGGAAACTTCAGATTGTTCGCTTACTCAACAGGAGCAGAGTACCAAAGAGATATATTCCATCTGTGATTCATTGACTCCCAACTGTTCATCCGTGTCGGCCAGTGCACAGTGGCAGCCTCCGTCCAGCCTTGCTGGCCTCTCCATTGAAGAGATGTCCAAATCTCTGAGATTCATTGGCCTGCCAGATGACATTGTTACTCTTTTTGTGTCTGAGAAGATAGATGGCAATTTACTCCTGCAGCTTACTGAGGAGATTTTGTCAGAGGACTTCAAGCTAAGCAAACTGCAGGTGAAGAAACTAATGCAGTTCATAAACGGATGGAGACCCAAGATATAA
- the dph2 gene encoding 2-(3-amino-3-carboxypropyl)histidine synthase subunit 2 — translation MADAFSSSSETVLQRVVDVTVKTNTPPEKLEELYQIKTTCDFISQHQFQKVALQFPDELLVDSVTVAAEIENHSNAKTFILGDTSYGSCCVDEVAAEHVGADCIVHYGRACLSASKRLPLMYVFERRQLDIEKCASAFRELYPDTQSHIIILFDVNYVHVIGDLLELLSPEYPNLVASDLVVEGEQCFSHSQIKRKHGNCLSEQDNSQVICQFGRQFTLSGGSNITDHSMFYVGQEGATLRNFMMTWNRCSFCSFDPVTMMGRKESVSINRALMKRYYAIERAKDASVVGILVGTLGVADYLTIIQQLKETIVRAGKKSYMFAMGKLNVPKLANFLEIDIFVLIACPENSLLDSGEFYKPVVTPFEMEVACNKNREWSEEYVTDFRHLIPGGQSHVPLADQQEEGDETDVSLITGAMRSRCVLNSEPAESSHGSSVVLRNQALIVANIDSAASFLAGRSWRGLEQQLGETPVVKAVEGRRGIAIAYEEEGTSS, via the exons ATGGCCGACGcgttcagcagcagctcggaAACGGTGCTCCAGCGAGTGGTGGATGTCACAGTGAAGACAAATACTCCTCCAGAGAAACTTGAGGAGTTGTATCAGATAAAGACAACCTGCGACTTTATCAGTCAGCATCAATTTCAAAAG GTTGCTCTGCAGTTTCCTGATGAGCTGTTGGTGGACTCCGTTACAGTTGCAGCAGAGATTGAGAACCACAGTAATGCAAAGACGTTCATTTTAGGAGATACATCCTATGGCAG ctgctgtgtggaTGAGGTGGCTGCAGAGCATGTTGGAGCAGACTGCATTGTGCACTATGGCAGAGCCTGCCTGAGCGCCTCTAAAAGGCTGCCCCTGATGTACGTGTTTGAGAGAAGACAGCTGGACATTGAGAAGTGCGCCTCTGCCTTCAGGGAACTCTACCCtgacacacagagtcacatcATTATCCTGTTTGATGTGAACTATGTTCATGTGATTG GTGACCTTCTGGAACTTCTGTCTCCGGAGTATCCAAACCTCGTTGCCTCAGATCTCGTTGTCGAAGGGGAGCAGTGTTTCAGTCACAGCcagattaaaagaaaacatggcaATTGTCTGTCGGAACAAGACAACAGCCAGGTGATTTGTCAATTTGGGAGACAATTCACCTTGAGCGGTGGTTCAAATATAACAGATCATAGTATGTTCTACGTTGGCCAGGAAGGAGCAACGCTGCGTAACTTCATGATGACTTGGAATCGCTGCTCATTTTGTTCTTTTGACCCAGTAACTATGATGGGTAGGAAGGAGTCAGTTAGCATCAACCGTGCGCTAATGAAGCGCTATTACGCTATAGAAAGGGCCAAAGATGCCAGTGTGGTCGGCATCCTGGTTGGAACACTGGGGGTGGCCGACTACCTCACCATCATCCAGCAGCTGAAAGAGACCATCGTCAGGGCTGGCAAGAAGAGCTACATGTTTGCCATGGGGAAACTGAACGTGCCCAAACTTGCAAACTTTTTGGAAATTGACATTTTTGTGTTAATTGCTTGTCCGGAGAATTCACTGTTGGACTCAGGTGAGTTCTATAAACCTGTAGTGACACCGTTTGAGATGGAGGTGGCGTGCAACAAGAACAGGGAGTGGTCAGAGGAATATGTCACGGACTTTCGACATCTCATACCAG GTGGACAGAGTCATGTTCCTCTGGCTGATCAGCAAGAGGAAGGCGATGAGACGGACGTGTCTTTAATCACAGGAGCTATGCGGAGTCGCTGCGTGTTGAACAGTGAGCCTGCAGAGTCCTCACATGGCTCCTCAGTGGTCCTCAGGAACCAGGCGCTAATCGTAGCCAACATAGATTCTGCTG CATCATTTCTGGCAGGACGAAGCTGGCGTGGCTTAGAGCAGCAGTTGGGAGAGACCCCTGTGGTGAAGGCAGTAGAGGGCAGGAGAGGCATAGCTATTGCTTATGAAGAGGAAGGAACGTCTTCATGA
- the ncf2 gene encoding neutrophil cytosol factor 2: MSFVDTLRQWDEAVTCVEREDLSGAFRIFLSIEEPNSKIYFDIGCLHLLNQDLDAAEKAFDCSIRRDEHMAVAFFQRGITFYKKQRYEESLGDFQHAFKTLRGNQLIDYKALGLRYKLFACDVLHNMALAEAQLGNWEKAQENLVKALDNKTDAKLNAIDRALQSTLKQKLFKLVEFPSKALFKPNKHYVAELEKKDYLGKAKVLASVVPQDDFSGFAPLQPQVEDGPTCPKEPEVLRALEGDPHTVLFEFVPETSDELAVVPGNIVFVLHKGADNWASVIFNERRGLVPYNYLERLEISLASKQKEEMRKAPSREPPTRPERKQGLTPSHNSSGDIKCKDAQSPDDSYIVKVHFTFNFAVSVPPGSHYATLIKKISNKLNLPSTAVILSLTSNADELSLISSDTEMESVWSRANGRRITLWCHNKEFQQTDGEPNNDIHLVALHPYDSSNPEDLNFHQGDTITLLSKVNQDWFEGQCNGNTGIFPASFVEEVPVNAQ; the protein is encoded by the exons ATGTCTTTTGTCGACACTCTGCGTCAATGGGATGAGGCGGTCACCTGTGTTGAAAGGGAGGATTTGTCTGGAGCGTTCAGGATTTTCCTGTCAATCGAAGAGCCCAACTCCaaaatttattttgacataGGCTGTCTTCATCTTCTTAACCAAGATCTGGATGCTGCTGAAAAG GCCTTTGATTGCAGCATACGCAGGGATGAGCATATGGCAGTTGCCTTCTTTCAAAGAGGAATCACCTTTTACAAAAAGCAGAG GTATGAGGAGAGCTTGGGTGATTTCCAGCATGCCTTCAAAACACTGAGAGGAAACCAGCTGATAGATTACAAAGCACTTGGACTCAGATACAAACTATTTGCATGTGAT GTTCTCCACAATATGGCCCTGGCTGAGGCTCAGCTGGGCAACTGGGAAAAGGCCCAGGAAAACCTTGTGAAGGCTCTCGATAACAAAACAGATGCCAAGCTCAATGCCATTGACAGAGCCCTTCAGTCAACACTG aaacagaaacttttCAAACTGGTCGAGTTCCCATCAAAAGCTTTGTTCAAACCAAATAAGCACTATGTCGCTGAGCTGGAGAAGAAGGACTATCTGGGCAAAGCAAAG GTTCTGGCCTCTGTGGTTCCTCAGGATGACTTCTCTGGGTTTGCTCCATTACAGCCTCAG GTTGAAGATGGACCAACTTGTCCAAAGGAGCCCGAGGTTCTCAG GGCTCTGGAAGGAGACCCCCACACTGTCCTGTTTGAGTTTGTTCCTGAGACCAGTGATGAGTTGGCTGTTGTGCCAGGCaatattgtgtttgtgctgcacaAAGGTGCTGACAACTGGGCATCTGTGATCTTCAATGAAAGA AGGGGACTTGTTCCGTACAACTACCTGGAACGTTTGGAGATCTCATTGGCTTCTAAGCAGAAGGAG GAAATGCGTAAAGCTCCAAGTCGAGAACCTCCAACCAGACCTGAAAGGAAACAAG GTCTTACTCCAAGTCACAACAGCAGTGGAGACATAAAATGCAAG GATGCTCAGTCTCCTGATGATTCCTATATTGTCAAAGTCCATTTTACATTCAACTTCGCAGTCTCTGTACCACCTGGGTCTCACTATGCCACactgataaagaaaatcagtaATAAACTGAATCTCCCCTCTACTGCAGTCATCTTGAG TTTGACCTCCAATGCTGATGAACTAAGCCTGATTAGTTCCGACACAGAAATGGAAAGTGTGTGGAGTCGTGCTAATGGTAGGCGCATCACCTTGTGGTGTCACAACAAGGAG ttccAGCAAACTGATGGGGAACCAAACAATGACATCCACTTGGTGGCACTTCATCCCTATGATTCATCAAATCCAGAGGATCTAAATTTCCATCAAGGGGATACAATCACATTACTCTCAAAAG tTAACCAGGATTGGTTTGAAGGACAATGTAATGGGAACACTGGTATATTCCCTGCATCTTTTGTTGAAGAAGTTCCTGTGAATGCCCAGTAG
- the garem gene encoding GRB2-associated and regulator of MAPK protein 1 isoform X1 yields the protein MDLGTMLYNNLKEVTWSTTSLPLDQLVSAYRLPQIAKLDNGQLVEGLRDNDYLLIHSCRQWTTITAHSLEEGHYVIGPKIEIPVHYEGQFKLLEQDRDVKEPVQYFNSVEEVAKAFPERVYVMEDITFNVKMASGECNEDTEVYNITLSTGDELTLMGQAEILYAKCFKEKSRFNTIFKKIGKLNSISKIGRGKMPCLICMNHRTNESISLPFQCKGRFSTCSPLELQMQDGEHIIRNIVEKTRLPVNVTVPSSPPRNQHDLHLIREGHRYKLVNIQTKTVVVCCILRSNKIIPIHFPFHMAMPRFIIPEELLQGELWLETMVHRWFSFCQEQFDIDYYSRAVRNVRTDWNDDGKSPKKSSGNGSCSGGSSSSNGCPGHMQIPSSLTYARDELTQSFHRLSVCVYGSNLHGNSEVNLQGCMTLCGDWALLPSDSIPSDSGENDIFFPELLDSTSQQPPFNKSDVPYEELWLDHLRGQIPKPSSSEGIRGINNGCGTTATLSYPVTCPLGAITSSDVALTPPPVPPKSEAVKEECRLLNAPPIPPRSLKQMPLVPILSKPRQQETRSPSPTLSYYSSGLHNISGACEEEAADPQEQSHMCYPCNWVKSNSTEPNDSLPTGSLSLDGMSSRLSWPNNFSVGESHCMEEFLPASCRSYYSYPRKRSPSTPKTCTSSLVDFEGRDHAQSSKDFMLQNASLNQVCTKSSSYNSEVYRDKPIEESNTKQSLSCPILPPRTPKSNAIKNCTDFMPVSACDATQETSDCSLTQQEQSTKEIYSICDSLTPNCSSVSASAQWQPPSSLAGLSIEEMSKSLRFIGLPDDIVTLFVSEKIDGNLLLQLTEEILSEDFKLSKLQVKKLMQFINGWRPKI from the exons ATGGACCTTGGAACAATGTTGTACAACAATTTAAAAGAAGTAACGTGGAGCACGACGTCCCTGCCATTAGATCAACTCGTCAGCGCATACAGGCTGCCACAAATTGCTAAGCTGGACAACG GTCAGTTGGTGGAAGGGCTCAGAGACAATGACTACCTCTTGATTCATTCCTGCCGTCAGTGGACGACGATCACCGCTCACAGTCTCGAAGAGGGCCACTATGTCATTGGGCCCAAAATAGAGATCCCAGTACACTATGAAG GCCAGTTTAAGCTACTGGAGCAGGACAGAGATGTCAAGGAACCTGTCCAGTACTTCAACAGTGTGGAGGAGGTGGCCAAAGCATTTCCCGAGAGAGTGTATGTCATGGAGGACATCACTTTCAATGTTAAG ATGGCTTCAGGGGAATGTAATGAAGACACAGAAGTTTACAACATCACTCTGAGCACCGGCGATGAACTGACATTAATGGGCCAAGCTGAGATCCTCTACGCCAAGTGCTTCAAAGAAAAATCTAGATTCAACACCATTTTCAAGAAGATTGGGAAGCTGAACTCAATAAGTAAGATTGGTCGAGGCAAGATGCCGTGTTTGATCTGCATGAACCATCGCACCAACGAGAGCATCAGCCTTCCTTTCCAGTGTAAAGGCAGATTCAGCACTTGTAGTCCTCTAGAGCTTCAGATGCAGGACGGCGAGCACATCATCAGGAACATTGTAGAGAAAACTCGTCTCCCAGTCAATGTCACGGTACCCAGCAGTCCACCACGCAACCAGCATGACCTCCACCTCATCCGTGAGGGCCATCGCTATAAACTGGTCAACATTCAGACAAAGACGGTGGTTGTGTGCTGCATTCTGCGAAGCAACAAAATAATCCCCATCCATTTTCCCTTTCATATGGCCATGCCTAGATTCATTATTCCAGAGGAACTGCTGCAGGGAGAGTTGTGGCTAGAAACTATGGTGCATCGCTGGTTCTCCTTCTGCCAGGAGCAGTTTGACATAGACTACTATTCCCGCGCCGTGCGGAATGTGCGGACAGACTGGAACGACGATGGTAAGAGTCCTAAGAAAAGCAGTGGGAATGGTAGTTGCAgcggaggcagcagcagctccaatGGGTGTCCCGGTCACATGCAGATTCCCAGCTCTTTAACTTATGCCCGGGATGAGCTCACCCAGTCCTTCCACAGACTCTCTGTGTGCGTATATGGCAGCAACCTGCATGGAAACAGCGAGGTCAACTTACAGGGCTGTATGACACTGTGTGGGGATTGGGCTCTTCTGCCCTCCGATAGCATTCCTTCAGACTCTGGagaaaatgacatttttttccCTGAGCTGCTGGACAGCACAAGCCAACAACCGCCCTTCAACAAATCGGATGTTCCGTATGAGGAGCTGTGGTTAGATCACTTGAGAGGTCAGATCCCAAAACCCTCTTCAAGTGAGGGAATCCGAGGCATCAATAATGGCTGCGGCACAACAGCAACCCTGTCATACCCAGTCACTTGTCCTCTTGGAGCAATAACCAGTTCGGATGTCGCTCTTACCCCACCACCGGTCCCACCCAAATCTGAAGCT GTGAAGGAAGAATGTCGTCTGTTGAACGCCCCACCAATCCCTCCACGAAGTTTGAAACAGATGCCATTGGTGCCGATCCTGTCAAAACCTCGGCAGCAAGAGACTCGTTCTCCGAGTCCAACTCTCTCCTATTATTCCTCTGGTCTCCACAACAT AAGTGGAGcatgtgaagaagaagcagccgaCCCACAAGAGCAAAGCCACATGTGCTACCCCTGTAACTGGGTTAAATCAAACAGCACTGAGCCAAATGACTCTTTGCCCACTGGTAGCCTGTCACTAGATGGGATGTCCTCCAGGTTGTCTTGGCCAAACAATTTCAGTGTAGGAGAATCACACTGCATGGAGGAATTTCTACCAGCTAGCTGTCGGAGTTACTACAGTTACCCTAGGAAGAGATCCCCAAGCACCCCAAAAACCTGTACCTCAAGCCTTGTCGACTTTGAAGGCCGAGATCACGCACAAAGCAGTAAGGACTTCATGTTGCAGAATGCTTCTCTGAATCAGGTCTGCACAAAATCTTCGAGTTACAATTCAGAGGTGTACAGAGACAAGCCAATAGAAGAATCTAACACCAAGCAGAGCCTCTCTTGTCCCATTTTACCCCCGAGAACACCCAAATCAAATGCCATAAAGAACTGCACAGACTTCATGCCAGTGTCAGCTTGTGACGCAACGCAGGAAACTTCAGATTGTTCGCTTACTCAACAGGAGCAGAGTACCAAAGAGATATATTCCATCTGTGATTCATTGACTCCCAACTGTTCATCCGTGTCGGCCAGTGCACAGTGGCAGCCTCCGTCCAGCCTTGCTGGCCTCTCCATTGAAGAGATGTCCAAATCTCTGAGATTCATTGGCCTGCCAGATGACATTGTTACTCTTTTTGTGTCTGAGAAGATAGATGGCAATTTACTCCTGCAGCTTACTGAGGAGATTTTGTCAGAGGACTTCAAGCTAAGCAAACTGCAGGTGAAGAAACTAATGCAGTTCATAAACGGATGGAGACCCAAGATATAA